The proteins below are encoded in one region of Paralysiella testudinis:
- a CDS encoding DUF2190 family protein translates to MSKPTKQVVLTTTIKTTGKVVANRFVGHSGKQAVADEKVYGVAPYDADSGDTLAVDILGIAVVEAGGVLAVGDDVSADAQGCAVKTAGGKVAGSARTAAAAAGDLIQVFLKG, encoded by the coding sequence ATGTCTAAACCAACCAAACAGGTGGTGTTGACCACCACCATCAAAACCACCGGTAAGGTGGTGGCCAACCGCTTTGTCGGCCACAGCGGCAAACAAGCCGTCGCCGATGAAAAAGTATACGGCGTCGCCCCCTACGATGCCGACAGCGGCGACACCTTGGCGGTGGACATCCTCGGCATTGCCGTAGTGGAAGCCGGCGGCGTGCTGGCGGTTGGCGATGATGTGTCTGCCGATGCCCAAGGCTGCGCGGTTAAAACTGCGGGCGGCAAAGTGGCCGGCAGCGCCCGCACGGCAGCTGCCGCAGCCGGTGATTTGATTCAAGTGTTTTTGAAAGGTTAA
- a CDS encoding 2-oxoacid:acceptor oxidoreductase produces MSKQFEIFKAGTRTSADGKVWHISDADVARAAAVYDPAKHEAPIVIGHPKMDAPAYGWVPALSAASGSLSAEFAQMDADFAEAVAAGRYKKVSASFWPPGHPNNPVPDSYYLRHVGFLGAHAPAVKGLRPIEFAANETGIVEFSEAAHEHTAGVLRSLRDWLLAKFGQAEADAAIPGWQIESIKEMARYHDAPIEQAAFAEAAAIPSTPSEDQPHDHPKETDMSQETAAALAAATARADAAEAEVKRLQAEQTQSLLAAGHKANADFAESLAADGKLKPADKALVVQLLNFAEYPQHTAAEFGEGDAVQSLAEGLRGFLRALPPAMEFAETATATRAAAGTPAAVADFAEADADTVAHHQRAQALMAKEGISYEEAARRTAI; encoded by the coding sequence ATGTCCAAGCAGTTTGAAATCTTTAAAGCCGGCACCCGCACCAGCGCCGACGGCAAGGTGTGGCACATCAGCGATGCCGATGTGGCACGTGCCGCTGCCGTGTACGACCCGGCAAAGCATGAAGCGCCGATTGTCATCGGCCACCCCAAGATGGACGCGCCCGCCTACGGCTGGGTGCCGGCGCTGTCTGCCGCTTCAGGCAGCCTTTCAGCCGAGTTTGCGCAGATGGATGCCGACTTTGCCGAGGCCGTGGCTGCCGGGCGCTATAAAAAAGTTTCTGCCTCATTCTGGCCGCCCGGCCATCCCAATAACCCGGTGCCCGACAGCTACTACCTGCGCCATGTCGGCTTTTTGGGTGCGCACGCACCGGCGGTAAAAGGGCTGCGCCCGATTGAATTTGCCGCCAACGAAACCGGGATTGTGGAATTTAGCGAAGCCGCCCACGAACACACCGCCGGTGTGCTGCGCAGCCTGCGCGATTGGCTGCTGGCTAAATTCGGCCAGGCCGAGGCCGATGCGGCGATACCCGGCTGGCAAATCGAAAGCATCAAAGAAATGGCGCGTTATCACGATGCGCCGATTGAACAGGCCGCGTTTGCCGAAGCGGCGGCCATCCCATCCACCCCATCCGAAGACCAACCTCATGACCACCCGAAGGAGACCGATATGTCCCAAGAAACAGCCGCCGCGCTGGCTGCCGCAACGGCGCGTGCCGATGCGGCGGAAGCCGAAGTAAAACGCCTGCAAGCCGAACAAACACAAAGCCTGCTGGCCGCCGGCCATAAAGCCAATGCCGATTTTGCTGAAAGCTTAGCCGCTGACGGCAAGCTCAAACCCGCCGACAAGGCGCTGGTGGTGCAGCTGCTGAACTTTGCCGAATACCCGCAGCACACCGCAGCCGAATTTGGCGAAGGCGATGCGGTGCAATCGCTGGCCGAGGGCTTGCGCGGTTTTTTGCGTGCCCTGCCGCCGGCAATGGAATTTGCCGAAACCGCCACCGCCACGCGGGCCGCTGCCGGCACACCCGCCGCTGTAGCGGATTTTGCCGAGGCTGATGCCGACACGGTGGCGCACCACCAACGCGCCCAAGCGCTGATGGCCAAGGAAGGCATTAGCTACGAAGAAGCGGCACGCCGCACCGCCATCTAA
- a CDS encoding Mor transcription activator family protein — MAAYTVKDFVAVLTDAVLRQLLSQGMPRSKAEAAADEVVDLVIDELGGWNFYVPKDISTRARARNRKIYEEWSGNNHDDLALKYGLTRTRIYTIIKEVRAQIFAEKQSDLFDEPENAR, encoded by the coding sequence ATGGCAGCGTACACGGTTAAAGATTTTGTGGCAGTGCTCACCGATGCGGTATTGCGCCAATTGCTCTCACAAGGCATGCCGCGCAGCAAGGCGGAAGCAGCTGCCGATGAGGTGGTGGATTTGGTGATTGATGAGCTTGGCGGGTGGAATTTTTATGTACCCAAAGACATCTCCACCCGCGCCCGCGCCCGCAACCGTAAAATTTACGAAGAATGGAGCGGCAATAATCATGATGATTTGGCATTAAAATACGGCCTCACCCGCACCCGCATTTACACCATTATCAAGGAAGTGCGGGCGCAGATTTTTGCTGAAAAGCAATCCGACTTGTTTGATGAACCGGAGAATGCCCGGTAG
- a CDS encoding gp16 family protein yields the protein MKLTAAQKKAKLVRLLHVAKGQLMLDDSAYRTLLANASRGKTSSKDMSLPQLEAALKAMQAQGFVMTAPKRQPATRPDLPIYHSDGQSQMIRGLWIELHTKGVVFDSSERALNNYVKKMTGVAHYGWLGTADSSRVIEMLKQWRQRMEKKRRKGAVHDGSVHG from the coding sequence ATGAAACTCACCGCCGCACAAAAGAAAGCTAAGCTAGTGCGCCTGCTGCATGTGGCCAAAGGCCAGCTGATGCTGGACGACAGCGCCTACCGCACCCTGTTGGCCAATGCCAGCCGCGGCAAAACCAGCAGCAAAGACATGAGCCTGCCGCAGCTGGAGGCGGCGCTAAAGGCGATGCAGGCGCAAGGCTTTGTGATGACGGCACCCAAGCGCCAGCCCGCCACCCGCCCCGACCTGCCCATCTACCACAGCGATGGGCAGAGCCAAATGATACGCGGGCTGTGGATTGAGCTGCACACCAAGGGCGTGGTGTTCGACAGCAGCGAGCGGGCATTAAACAACTACGTTAAAAAGATGACCGGGGTAGCACATTACGGCTGGCTTGGTACAGCGGATTCCAGCCGGGTGATTGAGATGCTGAAACAATGGCGGCAACGGATGGAGAAAAAACGCAGGAAAGGAGCGGTACACGATGGCAGCGTACACGGTTAA
- a CDS encoding DUF3164 family protein gives MDGKRRVLVAMQDVLTFDERLHAAKALIDQCLEEYSIGANANLKVIVQQAFDVNKEGNISTSKVLALRSYNIQDEKWQRAMRALTDSLTVHVSREYIRLYRRDEGSGEYVRVDADTGKA, from the coding sequence TTGGACGGCAAACGCCGGGTGCTGGTGGCCATGCAGGACGTGCTGACGTTTGACGAGCGCCTGCACGCTGCCAAAGCCCTGATTGACCAGTGCTTGGAAGAATACAGCATCGGTGCCAATGCCAATCTGAAAGTGATTGTGCAGCAGGCATTTGATGTCAACAAAGAGGGCAATATCAGCACCAGCAAAGTGCTGGCCTTGCGCAGCTACAATATCCAAGACGAAAAATGGCAACGCGCCATGCGGGCACTCACCGACAGCCTCACCGTGCATGTGTCGCGTGAATACATCCGCCTGTACCGCCGCGATGAGGGCAGCGGCGAATATGTGCGGGTGGATGCCGATACGGGGAAGGCTTGA
- a CDS encoding DUF3164 family protein: MKIKCPACGAAASIEVLIAHDDARSLIVALTGISDDTAKAALRYLGLFRPAQKDLSWARAAKLLAELVPMIQAAQITRKHQSYPAPREAWIWAFNRCIEARDLGKLQTPLTGHGFLLENLTFWTPQKPQQQQFCPLPSPPHGEGAVSTKLRDGVGGLIAWAQKGAEIDFLKEEIAQGFIRLAALNLKGRPAAADLAAVAEVWVGLLRQRNAVWDAERDRARIQAAFTQIALSSSEWPNPRDLIHHLPPLPEQRKLKHKHPPTASGKAALARIQQIINQALHDAPMVQTDWIHGHRSRTADECKRIYAARQHKKDNTMNQQIDLSQYREDARGALVPVSAIRPIDLMRDDLVNELFDAIEPKAQAYAESKQKALKPCAPLWT, translated from the coding sequence ATGAAAATTAAATGCCCTGCCTGCGGCGCTGCCGCCAGCATTGAAGTGCTGATTGCCCACGACGATGCCCGCAGCCTGATTGTGGCGCTTACCGGCATCTCGGACGACACCGCCAAAGCAGCGCTGCGCTACCTTGGCCTGTTCCGCCCGGCGCAAAAAGACTTGAGCTGGGCGCGGGCGGCTAAGCTGTTGGCCGAGCTGGTGCCGATGATTCAGGCAGCGCAGATTACCCGCAAGCACCAAAGCTACCCTGCGCCGCGCGAAGCATGGATTTGGGCGTTTAACCGCTGCATCGAGGCACGGGATTTGGGCAAGCTGCAAACCCCGCTCACCGGCCACGGCTTTTTGCTGGAAAACCTGACTTTTTGGACGCCGCAAAAACCACAGCAGCAACAGTTTTGCCCTCTCCCCAGCCCTCCCCACGGGGAAGGAGCAGTAAGCACCAAGCTGCGCGATGGCGTGGGCGGGCTGATTGCGTGGGCGCAGAAAGGGGCGGAAATTGACTTCTTGAAAGAAGAAATCGCGCAGGGCTTTATCCGGCTGGCCGCCCTGAATTTAAAAGGCCGCCCCGCCGCCGCCGACTTGGCCGCTGTAGCCGAAGTGTGGGTGGGCTTATTAAGGCAGCGCAATGCGGTGTGGGATGCAGAGCGTGACCGCGCAAGGATTCAGGCAGCCTTTACACAGATAGCCTTAAGCAGCAGTGAATGGCCAAACCCGCGCGACCTGATCCACCATCTGCCGCCGCTGCCGGAGCAGCGCAAGCTGAAACACAAACACCCGCCCACGGCCAGCGGCAAAGCGGCACTGGCGCGGATACAGCAGATTATTAACCAAGCCCTGCACGATGCGCCAATGGTGCAAACCGATTGGATACACGGTCACCGCAGCCGCACCGCAGACGAATGCAAACGGATTTATGCCGCAAGGCAACACAAAAAGGACAACACGATGAACCAACAGATTGATTTAAGCCAATACCGTGAAGACGCCCGTGGTGCGCTGGTGCCGGTAAGCGCCATCCGGCCGATTGACCTGATGCGCGACGATTTGGTGAACGAGCTTTTCGATGCCATCGAACCCAAGGCGCAGGCCTATGCCGAATCAAAACAAAAGGCATTGAAACCGTGCGCACCTTTGTGGACGTGA
- a CDS encoding ExeA family protein yields the protein MLLRKATLTQAARQAFGLARDPFNDEIGSAEDVFLTPDIRYVREAMYQAAAHGGFVAAVGESGSGKTTLREDLEERLLRENRPVLLAQPYVLAMEENDIKGKTLKAAHIAEAILEAVSPGSSPKRSPEARFRQIHQALIESHKAGNRHLLIIEEAHCLPWVTLKHLKRFAELKHGFARLLGIVLIGQPELAHKLAENNPQVREVVQRCEIVTLLPLSDGKLKGYLKHKFERAGGDVDKIMDDAAIDQVAARLTIHSRASREMAGQSLLYPLAVNNLVAAAMNQAYMQGDAVVYADAVAGA from the coding sequence ATGTTACTGCGAAAAGCCACTTTAACACAAGCCGCACGGCAAGCATTCGGGCTGGCGCGTGATCCGTTTAACGATGAAATCGGCAGTGCGGAAGATGTGTTTTTAACGCCGGATATCCGCTATGTGCGGGAAGCCATGTATCAGGCTGCTGCCCACGGCGGCTTTGTGGCCGCGGTAGGCGAAAGCGGCAGCGGCAAAACCACCCTGCGCGAGGATTTGGAAGAGCGCCTGTTGCGTGAAAACCGCCCGGTATTGCTGGCGCAGCCGTATGTATTGGCGATGGAAGAGAACGACATCAAGGGCAAAACCTTAAAGGCCGCCCATATTGCCGAAGCCATTTTGGAAGCGGTATCGCCCGGCAGCAGCCCGAAGCGCAGCCCCGAAGCACGCTTCCGCCAGATTCATCAGGCGCTGATTGAATCGCATAAAGCGGGCAACCGCCATCTGCTGATTATTGAAGAAGCCCACTGCCTGCCTTGGGTGACGCTGAAACACTTAAAACGGTTTGCCGAATTGAAACACGGCTTTGCCCGCTTGTTGGGGATTGTGCTGATCGGGCAGCCGGAGTTGGCGCACAAATTGGCTGAAAACAACCCGCAAGTGCGCGAAGTGGTGCAGCGCTGTGAGATTGTGACCCTGCTGCCCCTTTCCGACGGCAAGCTCAAAGGCTACCTGAAACACAAGTTTGAGCGTGCCGGTGGCGATGTAGACAAGATTATGGACGATGCCGCCATCGACCAAGTGGCCGCCCGCCTGACCATCCACAGCCGCGCCAGCCGCGAGATGGCCGGCCAAAGCCTGCTGTATCCGCTGGCAGTCAACAATCTGGTGGCCGCCGCCATGAATCAGGCGTATATGCAGGGCGATGCGGTGGTGTATGCCGATGCGGTGGCGGGGGCGTGA
- a CDS encoding helix-turn-helix domain-containing protein: MAISKKGIRVLQVFKALEAHPIIGVSNKDIADGLGISPVHVSRDLDDLMAEGLVQKLDNGHYAYSIKTLQIAERFRRQQESLRNRVHEIGSRVENGSV; encoded by the coding sequence ATGGCAATCAGCAAAAAAGGCATCCGGGTATTGCAGGTTTTTAAAGCGCTGGAAGCACACCCGATTATCGGGGTAAGCAATAAAGATATTGCCGACGGCTTGGGTATATCTCCGGTGCATGTGAGCCGCGACTTAGACGATTTAATGGCCGAGGGGCTGGTGCAAAAATTGGACAATGGCCACTACGCATACAGCATTAAAACCTTGCAGATTGCGGAGCGGTTTCGTCGGCAGCAGGAAAGCCTGCGCAATCGGGTGCATGAGATTGGTAGTCGGGTGGAAAACGGCAGCGTTTAA
- a CDS encoding DNA-binding protein gives MKKVKTPEQVKTEFHSKGWTFSSWAREHGYREQEVYRVLNGFSKGKYGKAHEIAVKLGLKAAA, from the coding sequence ATGAAAAAAGTAAAGACACCGGAACAGGTTAAGACTGAGTTCCACAGTAAGGGCTGGACGTTTTCCAGTTGGGCGCGTGAGCACGGCTACCGTGAGCAAGAGGTATACCGGGTGCTGAATGGATTCTCCAAAGGTAAGTACGGCAAGGCACATGAGATTGCGGTAAAGCTGGGTTTGAAAGCTGCTGCATAG
- a CDS encoding helix-turn-helix domain-containing protein, whose amino-acid sequence MISNRLKQERERLGFTQAQFAGLGMITSRSQQNYETTERKPDAGYLAEIAKVGADVQYIVTGQYSETKLSNEEQQLLAAFRAASPQVRQFMLQGAQPVQTFVAGNVGQQIQAGDNANITHTKVKQRRKKVDGI is encoded by the coding sequence GTGATTAGTAACCGCCTAAAACAAGAACGAGAACGCTTGGGATTTACGCAGGCACAATTTGCCGGGTTGGGCATGATTACATCCAGATCACAGCAAAATTACGAAACAACAGAGAGAAAACCAGATGCCGGCTACCTTGCCGAAATTGCAAAAGTCGGCGCCGATGTGCAGTACATCGTGACCGGTCAATATTCCGAAACCAAGTTGAGTAATGAAGAGCAGCAATTACTGGCAGCGTTTCGAGCTGCCAGTCCACAGGTGCGTCAATTTATGTTGCAAGGGGCGCAACCTGTGCAAACTTTTGTTGCTGGCAATGTAGGGCAGCAAATACAGGCGGGCGATAATGCCAATATCACGCATACAAAAGTCAAACAACGGAGAAAGAAAGTTGACGGAATTTAA